Part of the Micropterus dolomieu isolate WLL.071019.BEF.003 ecotype Adirondacks linkage group LG17, ASM2129224v1, whole genome shotgun sequence genome is shown below.
CCAAATTTGAAAGTTGATTATGTAAAATATAGCTTGTGGGGTCCTTACTTGTGTCCGGCCCTCCACCCAGTTGAGGTTCCTGTTGATACGGAACTCTTGGCCCACTGGCAGTGACGCATCGTAGTGTCCTACTGTCACCAACTCAATTCTGCCACTTTCACTTTTTTGCCAGTTAACCAGCTCGTATCTGGCCACAGGATCTCCATTGGCATCAAACGACACATCATAACCATTCTGggaaaaatttactttcttCAGCTGAGTAAGAACCTGTGAGGATGAAGGAAGAccatgaaagagagaaaggaaagaatgTCAAAAAAAATTCATTTCATAAAAGGCATATCATAGCAACCTGTTTGGACTCTATACTTGTGAATTTGTCACACAGAGTTGTAGAATTTGTGTCCTGACACACAGCATTATGAATGGCATGTGCTATTGCATAAACAGCCTTGTACACCATGTTAGTTATTCTGAGCTGAGATGTGTCGGTGTACTGGCTCTGGAGCATCTGTATGTCTTCAGTTCCATCACATACTCTCTTTTCTATAGCTGTacctaaaaacacacagagacagaggcaTGTGCTTTTTAGCCTTGTTAATGGTTTAAAATATTATTCTTTCTtgctttatttatgttttatttcaactGCCAAATGTGCCTTATAGAAACTACAAATCAATCTTCACACAATGGTCACACTTATAAGACAAAAAATGCTTGTTTCAatgtgtttgaaataaataaataatttgatattaCTGTTCAATAATAGCCTAATTAGAACCAACTGTTACTGACAGTTTACAGAACAACACAATTTCAAGGGCACAACTGAAAGTATCACGtatattaaaaatcaacaaagCTTTCTCACTTTTTTCCAGCATGCAGTTGAAAGCATCCTCCCAAAACTCAGTAAGCACCGGAGAGGCAGCCACTTTAGTGGGAGAGAGATCCAGCAAGAAGTCTCTCAGACCTGGGATGACAGATTTCTCAATGCCAAATCCGATGGCTCCAGCACAGAAGCTGAACCTCAGCATATCTGAGTCAGTTACCCAAGACTCACTGCCTATCCACTGGCGAGGTGGAGAAGGCTCACGCGACAGCTCCTCCAGCAGGATCCTCATGTCTCCAGAAGCTACAAATGCCACAACAACCATAGCTGTGGACCTGGAGAGACATTAGAGTGCATTATGTTATACCagtataaaaatgaaaatgatattttcatcaagatagttaacacacaaaaaaaaaacccataagAGATACTATACTTTTTGGTTTGTTGAATTAAGAGTATTGGTCTCTACAGGTCTCTACAGTATTGGTCTCACTGATTTTGCTTTTGTAACAATATCATTAATAAACATATGAGAAATAAACGTTATAAAAGCATTATATGATATAGTCAGTCGGTGTCAGCACAGGGAACAAGTGATGTAGAAACCTGCGGATAACGTCAGCCACTCTCTGGATCCTGCTACGTGGGTGGGTCCGATAGAAAGACTCTGAATATTCCACACAGATCCCCTCTTTCTGCGCTGCGTGAAGGAAAGATGCCATGCCATTATTTCCATAGTCCGAATCCGAGCGGACAGCACCTATCCAAGTCCAGCCAAAGTGTTTTACAAGTTTGGCCAGCGCTTCAGCCTGGAACTGGTCACTAGGGATTGTTCTGAAGAAACTCGGGTACTGTCGCTTATCGGACAGGCATGCACAAGTGGCAAAGTGGCTAACCTAAAGGAAAACAGAGTTGTTGCTTTTTAAGGAACAGAAAATGAGCACTGGCCTATATCAACACCAAGAGTTTTACTTCAACATTAAAAGGGACACATATCAAGCATGAGGTATGGGGATCCTCCCACAaagcattaaagacttaatttttttctttctggttaTTTTTTCTCTACCAGTTTCTGCCTCTTCTGTATCATTTTACAGTAGGAGTGCCACAATTTATAAAAAGTtcaacacaaaattcaggtggctggtgataattcaaaatataaaattatattggAATATAATGACTGAGGGATTCTGCATTGGTTTCAAACATGtattctcctgtagatcaattCATCTCATTTAATATAATCTTGCTGTATTTACACATATAGGTATGATTTAGTCTTCACTCCTATTTTGTTAGTTTGTAACCAATTTAAATGTGCTGTGCATTAGCCTACATGTCCGCTCTGATGATAGCCTATCCAATTCCGACCGTTTCACAGACACATCCCAGACACTGCGCGCACTGAGACAATTGCGATGCTCTTCATCGTAGatgaaaaaccaaaaccaactgAAAATACTTCTGATCAGgcataaaacaacacaaatccagaaaaaGTTTAACATCACATCAATTGCAGCCCACAGCCACTTCAGtatgaagcatcctggagcagtgAGGGAGTCCTAAACAGAGCGAGGGAGACGCACAGACAACAGCGATACAGAGCCACCGATCAGAGGGAAGACGCCACACTGCAGTCCAAACTTTTACAAGTCTAAATAACTGGGCTGCCAAGAAATACTAAAACATGCACATATGACTCAAATCAGCCTATTACATATTGTGCCTCATAATATTATGATTGAAATCTTGAAATCTCAGATTAgggtataattttttttcctaaCATGGCCCTAATACTCCCTCTCAGTTGGCAGACAACAATCTCGCATTTCGGTTTATGTTATTTATGCGGCTGGCTGTTAACGGTTTGTGTAGCCTACCAAATACAGACACTGACAGACAAGAGTGGTTGtatatactttttaaatgactAGGCTACTTGGGGCAATATCATTCTACACACATCATTTGacagaaattttaaaaaattacttgaGGAATGTTGAAGGGCCCGATGACGCGCGACATGCTGATGGATGGCGTAGACCCAGACTCAGCAACGACAGCCATCACCATACCAAATTGAGAGCAATTATCGCCGGTGTAAAACACGGGGACAAGGCCGTTTGAAAGCTGGAATGCCACATGCACCGCTACGGGCACTGAGGCGCACGAATCATGGATCTGATAACCGAGCTTGATGCCTGGCAGCAGCTCCGTGCTGTTGTTAATCTCCTCGATGGCGAAAACCATTGCGCGGGAGAAGCGCAGTTCACGGGAGTCAATGCTGCACACAAACATTAGTGTCACTGTTCAAATTTACATAATAACTTTACCAGAGAAACCACAATAACACATCATAAccatttctgaaaaaaaaatttatggaGGGTAACTGATAAACTGCACTGCCACCAAAATTCCAAACACTTAATGCAGGGATTAAGTATAGTGATTTAAAGATTTAATTGGTTTTATCCTGTGAAAACTTGTATAAATACGCCAGTATTTTCAGTTAAGAAACATAGTTTTAAATAGTCacattataatatttaatttatatggCCAACTAATAATTTTACACTCAATGTTAAAAAATAGGTTTTTCTTCAATACCACATAAAAGCTTTGCAACAGGATTGTAACCACTCAtataaatcaaaacatttctATCCCCACGCAGTCTAACATCATCTTATCCCCCACTTCTTCTTACTAACCTCCCTGTGCACTTTAATGGCTTAGGCATGGTGGTGAAGTTATGCTTCACTGTATGCATGTAGTTATGTATGGAGAAAACACCCCCAATAACGTAGTCACCATCCATTGAGAATGCAGGCAGACGAGCGGAACCCTGGAGTTTACAATTCACAGATGTGGCCTCAGTTGTAACTCCAGCACCAGTCCTGTCATCTGTAAAACCAGTCTTTTGTTTTAGACCATCTCCAGAACCATTCAAGGCAAGAAATGAGTTCAGCTCACACAAACCCAGAGACAGGATCAGGCCAATAAAGAGAGCTGAGATCTCCATCCCTCAAGTGTCTGTATGTgggtatactgtgtgtgtgtgtcttctctagtttatatagattttttaacaaaacttcCCTCCTACGTCAGCTTAGGATACATCAGAGAGAGGATGCCCTTACCCAGTGGTCCTTGTCTAAGTATTTTCAATGGACTGCATCATGTAGTGACCCtgtctttgtcctttttttgctttgattttgtTCACATCCGTTTATCCTTTAGTAGGATGTTTTTTGCAGTTTAAACCTGTTTTAAATTAATCACAAGATTATAAGTATTGTTCCACTATGAAAAAAACCTATCCTCCTGTGAGTTCCCTTAGATCAGCTGCTCTATGATCTTAAACAGCTgagaattattttttattactacTCCCTGATATAGAGGAAGCAGTAAATAtttagtttggttaggtttaggcaccaaaactttTGGTTTAGggaaacattgtggtttgggtttaaaTATGTACAATAACTAAGTAGCATAACTTTACTTAGTTATATAAATTACGTAACTGAAGTAATACCTGTACTTAGGTATACCAGTAGTTTACTTAAGTTACATAGCTTAACTTCACTTAAAAAGAAATCTGTGTTGACTTAGTTTCACACCGGAAACAAACACTGCTCTCCTTAGTGAAAGTTCTCAGTTTGTTTATCCACCAATCCTACTTTTGTGAACTTTGTCACTCTTTATACAAATTAACCAGATATTGATCTGTCATATAATGTTTGCAGTGTTAAAAAATTATGCTAAAGGGGTACCAGGTGGGTTAAAAAGTGATGACAAGGGGTCTTGATCAAACGTTCATGTGTGATTACTTGAGAGTGAGAACAAGTTGGGTAATTTTGGGAAAGCTGAAGAATACTTTATAATAATAGAACCAAAAAATAATTGATAGCTATAGGTGATCAGGTATATATTTGGATGGCGTCTGTTACATTCCTTATGTTGTTTAATTTCTCTCAACCTAAAGTCGGGATCAAGTGTCATTTGATGTAAATGGCCATGCCTTACAGATATACGATGGAATGAACTGGCTGTGGCTCCCTGATGGAACGACAAAGATTCAGAATGCAGTTTAAAGAGTAAAAGGTGAAGAACTCACATTTCATGAAGACACAATTTTCTGAAACTTTGAGAAGGTTACTTCTTCTTATTTATATTAAAGAACAGGCATATGAAGTTCAACAAAGTCATAAAACATCACTTATCAAAACATCACTGTCAagatgtaaaacaaaagaattCAGGGGGCCCATTAACCCCACTGTGTATAACTATACCAAATGTCatcaaatattaattaaaaaatgttttttttcttcttatgtCCTTCTGCCTAGCCATGTCCTTCAGCTTTTCCTGTCTGCTGTTATAGTGCACCTGATCAAAGACATACATATGCCGAGCTGATGAAATGACTACAAAATTCATTAATTTTGGCCTGGTGTACTGGTACCAGGAATATAAAGGAACAAACTTATGCTTAAACATGATGTTTGTTATGGACAATCTttgactagcacagaagtccGATTACAAGACACCAAATCTGTTCAGATTTGGCACGTTATTCTCCCCAGTCATAGATCCTCCAGGTTTCCCCGCCATTCTCCCATGTGAGCATTGAAGTCCCCCATTAGAAATATTGAATCCCCAGGCAGCACAGTCTTCAGGACCCCACCCAGAGAATCCCAAGAAGTCTCGCATAAGCACTTGACACAGACCCTTGCCTTTGCTCTTTACTATAGGTATAGGGTCACACTTTTGCTGGTCTACCATCATGTTGGCCTGCCCTCACATAAACAATTCTCTTCAATTAATGTTGGTGTCTTGATAGGAGCTTGCAAACAttgttacaaaaacatttacataaatataaccagcctttcttttgtttatactgtatgtaatatgCTCTGAGTTCCCTCAGTCTGCATCAAactttaaatagttttttagtCAAACATAAATATTATTCAAATATAAGAACTCAGCACAATGCATCATTATAATTGATTTAGAATTTAATTAGAACATGataaaaatattgtaaaataaaacaataacattaaaattacaaaattacattataaaaacGACACTAAAATTCAGCAAATGATTAACATGAAAAACCTTGGAAATATTTAACCCAACTTTCTGAAGACTGTTAAATGTGCACAGCATAAGCTTTATGCTATGTATTGCCATCTAAACTATTTCAAAACTTCAGATGTTTTAGGATTGGTTTTTGTACATTAAATGTTTCTTGGTGTTCTTCTCTGGCTGAAACAATATGATGAAACACTTTGGAGCAAATATACACAGTATTAGTCCAAAACTGGAGGCCAGAATGGCAAATATTTCTACAGCCACAGTAAATTTCCCAGGAGAGCTGACATATGCTGGGATAAAGGTAATCCAGACTGCACAGAATATCAGCATGCTGAAGGTGATGAGCTTGGCTTCATTAAAATTATCAGGTAGTTTCCGGGCTAGGACAGCCAACACAAAGCAAAAGACAGCCAGTAGGCCTATGTAACCGAGCACAGCCCAGAACCCAACAGCTGAGCCTAATGCACACTCCAGGATGATTCTCTCCTTGTATAATGTTagatttttcattggaaaaggaGGACTAACAACCAACCAAATAGTACATATTAAAACTTGAATGAACGTGAATGACACTACAGTCATTCTTTGCTGTGgaggaccaaaccatttcatgaCGTTACTACCTGGGAGTGTAGCTTTGAAggccattaacactactatagtTTTTCCAAGAACGCAAGAAATGCAGAGGACAAAGGTGATCCCAAACGCTGTGTGGCGCAGCATGCAGGACCACTCAGAGGGTGCTCCAATGAAAGTTAATGAACATAAGAAACATAGAGTcagggagaagagcagcagGAAGCTCAGCTCAGAGTTGTTGGCCCTGACAATCGGGGATGTCCTGTGACAAAAGAAGACAGCCGCTGTTACAATGGCAAGACAGGCACCACCAACTGAGAACGCAGCCAGGATCATTCCAAGGACCTCATCGAAAGACAGAAACTCTACAGGCTTTGAGAGACAAGTATCTCTCTCTTCATTAGACCAGAACTCCTTGGGGCAAGGGAAACAAAAGGGggaatctgaaaaaa
Proteins encoded:
- the LOC123985452 gene encoding extracellular calcium-sensing receptor-like, which translates into the protein MDGDYVIGGVFSIHNYMHTVKHNFTTMPKPLKCTGSIDSRELRFSRAMVFAIEEINNSTELLPGIKLGYQIHDSCASVPVAVHVAFQLSNGLVPVFYTGDNCSQFGMVMAVVAESGSTPSISMSRVIGPFNIPQVSHFATCACLSDKRQYPSFFRTIPSDQFQAEALAKLVKHFGWTWIGAVRSDSDYGNNGMASFLHAAQKEGICVEYSESFYRTHPRSRIQRVADVIRRSTAMVVVAFVASGDMRILLEELSREPSPPRQWIGSESWVTDSDMLRFSFCAGAIGFGIEKSVIPGLRDFLLDLSPTKVAASPVLTEFWEDAFNCMLEKSTAIEKRVCDGTEDIQMLQSQYTDTSQLRITNMVYKAVYAIAHAIHNAVCQDTNSTTLCDKFTSIESKQVLTQLKKVNFSQNGYDVSFDANGDPVARYELVNWQKSESGRIELVTVGHYDASLPVGQEFRINRNLNWVEGRTQVPVSVCTDSCPPGTRKVLQKGKPVCCYDCIPCPEGEISNATDSPDCFSCSKDFWPNAERDTCLSKPVEFLSFDEVLGMILAAFSVGGACLAIVTAAVFFRHRTSPIVRANNSELSFLLLFSLTLCFLCSLTFIGAPSEWSCILRHTAFGITFVLCISCVLAKTIVVLMAFKATLPGSSIMKWFGPLQQRMTVVSFTFIQVLICTIWLVVSPPFPMKNLTLYKERIILECALGSAVGFCAVLGYIGLLAVLCFVLAVLARKLPDNFNEAKLITFSMLIFCAVWITFIPAYVSSPGKFTVAVEIFAILASSFGLILCIFAPKCFIILFQPEKNTKKHLMNKNKS